In one Pseudarthrobacter sp. NBSH8 genomic region, the following are encoded:
- a CDS encoding acVLRF1 family peptidyl-tRNA hydrolase, producing the protein MSARSTTGAGRPGSVRTAFVSGERLPGWAERFGAAHGGFRISDDDAGVRLLAADGTTALLQAPWPPDGRPGRGADPLARLASVAAQPRTAGLVLVRRGGYAAAVAREGILLASKTGTRYVQSRTAAGGQSQQRFARRRANQADELVEKVAAHAAAVFGGQPLEYLAPGGDRTLAGLVMGHPALRPYASLPRLDFLDVPDPSGSVLRKAAADVCAVRIQVADAPATNRTTNPNFPAA; encoded by the coding sequence ATGAGCGCACGCAGCACCACCGGCGCCGGCCGTCCGGGGTCCGTCAGGACCGCGTTTGTGTCCGGCGAACGCCTGCCCGGATGGGCGGAGCGTTTCGGGGCCGCGCACGGCGGCTTCCGGATCAGCGATGACGACGCCGGCGTGCGGCTGCTGGCGGCCGACGGCACCACAGCGCTGCTCCAGGCGCCCTGGCCACCGGACGGACGCCCTGGACGGGGAGCCGATCCGCTGGCGCGCCTGGCCTCCGTCGCCGCCCAGCCCCGGACGGCCGGACTGGTCCTGGTGCGGCGCGGCGGCTACGCGGCGGCCGTGGCCAGGGAAGGCATCCTGCTCGCGTCCAAAACGGGCACCCGCTACGTACAGTCCCGGACTGCGGCCGGTGGCCAGTCCCAGCAGCGGTTCGCACGCCGCCGGGCCAACCAGGCGGATGAGCTGGTGGAGAAAGTGGCAGCACATGCAGCAGCAGTCTTCGGCGGCCAGCCTTTGGAGTATCTTGCTCCCGGCGGGGACCGGACCCTTGCTGGGCTGGTCATGGGCCACCCTGCCCTGAGGCCCTATGCCTCACTCCCCCGGCTGGACTTCCTGGATGTGCCCGATCCCAGCGGCTCGGTGCTGCGGAAGGCCGCCGCGGATGTCTGCGCCGTCAGGATCCAGGTCGCAGACGCACCGGCGACCAACCGGACGACCAACCCGAATTTCCCGGCCGCTTAG
- a CDS encoding N-acetyltransferase, whose product MTISVPAPSMPGLEAMMDAAWPAPEREESDGWVLRAASGVTQRANSVWPREPEGETHEQHEALRAARLWYRSRRLPLILQVFDDPRSTGLNTVLDGEGFTRQAETLVMCRSSGANGADQPAARPAVTHPAVADPGVEISTDASDEWLALWWSVDGRGGPGGRETARRILAGCPSVYALVRSDDGAPAAVGRLAVPDAESTGDWGGLYCMATRPDARRRGHALRIMRALLHEGGARNLAGYWLLVTVANSGAQQLYAKAGFRETGRYLYRQERPKRHLTGC is encoded by the coding sequence ATGACAATTTCAGTCCCAGCACCGTCCATGCCGGGGCTTGAGGCGATGATGGATGCGGCCTGGCCGGCCCCGGAGCGCGAGGAGTCCGACGGCTGGGTGCTTCGCGCGGCCTCCGGCGTGACCCAACGCGCGAATTCGGTCTGGCCGCGCGAGCCGGAAGGCGAGACCCACGAGCAGCACGAGGCTCTGCGTGCGGCGCGGCTGTGGTACCGCAGCCGGCGCCTGCCCCTGATTTTGCAGGTCTTTGATGATCCCCGCTCCACCGGACTGAATACCGTCCTCGACGGGGAAGGCTTCACCCGGCAAGCCGAAACACTGGTGATGTGCCGGAGCAGCGGCGCCAACGGCGCGGACCAACCTGCGGCTCGACCAGCGGTGACCCACCCCGCGGTGGCCGATCCCGGCGTCGAGATCTCCACGGACGCCAGCGATGAGTGGCTTGCGCTGTGGTGGAGCGTCGATGGCCGTGGCGGCCCGGGCGGGCGGGAGACAGCACGCCGCATCCTGGCAGGCTGCCCGTCGGTGTATGCCCTGGTGAGGTCCGACGACGGTGCCCCCGCCGCTGTCGGACGGCTGGCTGTTCCTGACGCGGAGTCGACAGGGGATTGGGGCGGGCTTTACTGCATGGCCACCCGCCCGGACGCCCGGCGGCGCGGCCATGCCCTGCGGATTATGCGGGCACTCCTGCACGAAGGCGGCGCCCGGAACTTAGCCGGCTACTGGTTGCTGGTCACTGTAGCGAATTCCGGCGCCCAGCAGCTCTACGCCAAGGCGGGATTCCGGGAAACCGGCCGCTACCTCTACCGGCAGGAACGGCCCAAGCGCCATCTGACCGGCTGCTAA
- the aspS gene encoding aspartate--tRNA ligase translates to MLRTHDLGSLRSEHIGQTVTLAGWVGRRRDHGGVAFVDLRDASGVAQVVVREEEVFHGLRNEYVLQITGTVSKRPEGNENPNLASGAIEVIADKVVILNTSDPLPFQIDEHVEVGEEARLKHRYLDLRRPGPARNLRLRSEANRIARELLHQDGFVEIETPTLTRSTPEGARDFVVPARLAPGSWYALPQSPQLFKQLLQVGGFEKYYQIARCYRDEDFRADRQPEFTQLDIEASFVDQDDIIALGENIVKALWKLIDIEIPTPIQRITYADAMARYGSDKPDLRFGVELTELTEFFKDTGFGVFKAPYVGAVVMPGGASQPRRTLDGWQEFAKQRGHKGLAYVLFKEDGELAGPVAKNLNETERAGLADAVGAKPGDCIFFAAGEKSAARALLGAARVEIGHRTGLIDPGAWAFCWVVDAPMFEPAAAAVASGDVAVGAGKWTAVHHAFTSPKPEFMDTFDKDPESALSYAYDIVCNGNEIGGGSIRIHERDVQERVFELMGLDKADAQTKFGFLLEGFKFGAPPHGGIAFGWDRVVALLAGVESIRDVIAFPKTGNGYDPLTQAPAPITAQQRKEAGVDFKPQTRPEEPKKAE, encoded by the coding sequence GTGCTGCGCACACATGACCTCGGATCCCTTCGCTCCGAGCACATTGGACAAACCGTAACCCTGGCCGGCTGGGTGGGCCGCCGTCGTGATCACGGTGGTGTTGCATTCGTGGATCTGCGCGATGCGTCCGGCGTGGCCCAGGTTGTGGTCCGTGAGGAAGAGGTCTTCCACGGCCTGCGCAACGAGTACGTCCTGCAGATCACCGGCACCGTCTCCAAGCGCCCCGAGGGCAACGAAAACCCCAACCTTGCCAGCGGCGCCATCGAGGTCATCGCGGACAAGGTGGTTATCCTCAACACCTCCGATCCGCTTCCGTTCCAGATCGATGAGCACGTGGAAGTCGGTGAGGAAGCACGGCTGAAGCACCGCTACCTTGACCTGCGCCGCCCCGGCCCCGCCCGCAACCTCCGGCTGCGCTCCGAAGCCAACCGGATTGCGCGCGAACTGCTCCACCAGGACGGTTTTGTCGAGATCGAAACCCCCACGCTGACACGTTCGACGCCGGAAGGCGCCCGCGACTTTGTGGTGCCCGCCCGCCTGGCGCCGGGTTCCTGGTACGCGCTGCCGCAGTCCCCACAGCTTTTCAAGCAACTCCTGCAGGTGGGTGGCTTCGAGAAGTACTACCAGATCGCGCGCTGCTACCGCGACGAGGACTTCCGCGCCGACCGCCAGCCCGAATTCACCCAGCTGGACATCGAAGCAAGCTTCGTCGACCAGGACGACATCATCGCGCTCGGCGAAAACATCGTCAAGGCGCTGTGGAAGCTGATCGACATCGAGATCCCCACCCCCATCCAGCGCATCACCTACGCAGATGCGATGGCGCGCTATGGCTCGGACAAACCCGATCTCCGTTTCGGCGTGGAACTGACTGAGCTCACCGAATTCTTCAAGGACACCGGCTTCGGCGTCTTCAAGGCCCCGTATGTCGGCGCCGTGGTGATGCCCGGCGGCGCTTCCCAGCCGCGACGCACCCTGGACGGCTGGCAGGAATTCGCCAAGCAGCGCGGCCACAAGGGCCTGGCATACGTCCTCTTCAAGGAAGACGGCGAACTGGCTGGCCCGGTTGCCAAGAACCTGAACGAAACCGAGCGTGCAGGCCTCGCCGACGCCGTGGGCGCCAAGCCGGGCGACTGCATCTTCTTCGCCGCCGGTGAGAAGTCAGCGGCCCGAGCCCTCCTGGGTGCTGCCCGCGTGGAGATCGGCCACCGCACCGGCCTGATCGATCCCGGCGCCTGGGCCTTCTGCTGGGTTGTTGACGCCCCCATGTTCGAACCGGCCGCCGCAGCGGTGGCGTCCGGCGATGTGGCTGTTGGTGCCGGAAAGTGGACGGCCGTCCACCACGCCTTCACCTCGCCCAAGCCCGAGTTCATGGACACGTTCGACAAGGATCCGGAATCGGCCCTGTCCTACGCGTACGACATTGTCTGCAACGGCAACGAAATCGGTGGCGGCTCTATCCGTATCCACGAGCGTGATGTCCAGGAGCGGGTCTTCGAACTGATGGGGCTGGACAAGGCAGATGCCCAGACTAAGTTCGGCTTCCTGCTCGAAGGCTTCAAGTTCGGCGCTCCTCCGCACGGCGGCATCGCGTTCGGCTGGGACCGTGTGGTTGCACTGCTGGCAGGGGTGGAGTCCATCCGCGACGTCATCGCCTTCCCGAAGACCGGCAACGGCTACGACCCACTGACGCAGGCACCCGCACCAATCACGGCGCAGCAGCGTAAGGAAGCGGGCGTGGACTTCAAGCCCCAAACGAGGCCGGAAGAGCCCAAAAAGGCCGAGTAA
- a CDS encoding APC family permease, whose amino-acid sequence MSEHQQLQRRLGVFDATSIGLGSMLGAGVFVVFAPAAGLAGHFLVLSVLIAGAVAYCNAVASAELAARYPASGGTYVYGRKRLGEWPGFLAGWGFVSGKTASCAAMALTFGHYVSPGYAVPVAIAAVVALTAVNLFGITRTALLTRILLCVVLATLVFVAVAAIVGPHPSGFSTGGTADGGAAAGISGVLPAAGLMFFAFAGYARIATLGEEVKDPARTIPRAILAALAGAFVIYLAMALLLQNHLTEGRLAAASAPLLDAVVKSQLAAGAPVVQAGAAAACLGALLALITGVGRTTLAMARERDLPAPLARVGGRHTVPFVAELAVAAVVILLILTTDVMTVVGFSSFGVLIYYAVTNAAAYTLEEHPAHGPRWLNVAGFISCLLLAFTLPPASVLGMAAVLAAGAAVRFGVLRLRR is encoded by the coding sequence ATGTCCGAACACCAGCAGCTGCAACGGAGGCTCGGCGTGTTTGACGCCACGTCCATCGGCCTCGGCTCCATGCTCGGGGCCGGCGTTTTTGTGGTCTTCGCCCCGGCCGCGGGACTGGCCGGACATTTCCTGGTCCTCTCCGTCCTGATCGCGGGTGCCGTGGCCTACTGCAACGCGGTGGCTTCCGCGGAGTTGGCCGCACGGTATCCGGCGAGCGGCGGAACGTACGTATACGGACGCAAACGTTTGGGGGAATGGCCTGGTTTCCTGGCCGGCTGGGGATTTGTCAGCGGCAAGACGGCCTCCTGCGCCGCCATGGCCCTCACCTTCGGCCACTATGTCTCCCCGGGCTACGCAGTGCCGGTGGCCATCGCTGCGGTCGTGGCGCTGACCGCTGTGAACCTGTTTGGGATTACCCGCACAGCGCTGCTGACCAGGATCCTGTTGTGCGTTGTCCTGGCCACGCTGGTGTTTGTCGCCGTTGCCGCGATCGTGGGGCCGCATCCGTCCGGCTTTTCGACAGGCGGCACGGCCGACGGCGGAGCTGCCGCTGGCATTAGCGGCGTCCTGCCGGCCGCCGGCCTGATGTTCTTCGCCTTCGCCGGCTATGCGCGCATCGCCACCTTGGGCGAGGAAGTCAAGGACCCGGCCAGGACCATTCCGCGCGCGATCCTGGCGGCCCTCGCCGGAGCCTTCGTTATCTACCTGGCGATGGCGCTGCTGCTCCAGAACCACTTGACCGAAGGCCGGTTGGCCGCCGCTTCGGCCCCGCTGCTGGACGCAGTGGTTAAGTCGCAGCTGGCCGCCGGCGCACCGGTCGTCCAGGCCGGCGCGGCAGCGGCCTGCCTGGGCGCGTTGCTGGCCCTCATCACCGGGGTGGGCCGCACCACCCTGGCCATGGCGCGGGAACGCGATCTGCCGGCGCCCCTGGCACGTGTGGGCGGCAGGCACACGGTGCCGTTCGTGGCAGAACTGGCGGTGGCCGCCGTCGTGATTCTCCTGATCCTGACCACTGACGTGATGACGGTGGTGGGGTTCTCCAGCTTCGGCGTGCTCATCTACTACGCGGTGACCAACGCCGCGGCGTACACCCTGGAGGAGCATCCGGCCCACGGCCCACGGTGGCTCAATGTGGCCGGCTTCATCAGCTGCCTGCTGCTGGCCTTCACATTGCCGCCCGCCTCAGTGCTGGGGATGGCCGCTGTCCTGGCCGCAGGAGCGGCCGTCCGCTTCGGGGTGCTTCGACTGCGCCGCTAG
- the hisS gene encoding histidine--tRNA ligase: protein MARTASLSGFPEWLPEERLVELHVLDTLRKVFELHGFGSIETRAVETVGQLLRKGEIDKEVYGLSRLQDDDADTSDAGKAGKSDPNALALHFDLTVPFARYVVENAGYLAFPFRRYQIQKVWRGERPQEGRAREFTQADIDVVGDGELPFRYDVEIALVIAEALSALPIPDFRLRINNRKLAEGFYRGIGLDDTAGVLRSIDKLEKVGATKVAELLRTELGASDEQAQAALKLAGIRTEDTSFVARVRALGVSNDLLEEGLNELEQVIAAAVQRAPGKVIADLSIARGLDYYTGTVVETVLVGHEQLGSICSGGRYDALASKGNRKFPGVGLSIGVTRLVSRILSQDLAKASRSVPTAVLVALSTDDSWDAAQDVAAQLRSRGIATEVAAKAEKFGKQIKFADRRGIPFVWFTDDDGKHQVKDIRSGQQADADPATWAPPSEDLKVQVRTALEAAAGQPA, encoded by the coding sequence ATGGCACGCACCGCCTCCCTGTCCGGATTCCCCGAGTGGCTTCCCGAGGAGCGGCTGGTGGAGCTGCACGTGTTGGACACCCTTCGCAAGGTTTTTGAGCTGCACGGTTTCGGGTCCATCGAGACGCGTGCCGTGGAAACCGTCGGCCAGCTCTTGCGAAAGGGTGAGATTGATAAGGAGGTCTACGGCCTTAGCCGCCTTCAGGACGACGACGCCGATACCTCCGACGCGGGGAAGGCTGGCAAATCTGACCCCAACGCCCTCGCCCTCCACTTCGACCTCACGGTGCCTTTTGCGCGGTACGTCGTCGAGAACGCGGGATACCTCGCGTTCCCGTTCCGGCGCTACCAGATCCAGAAAGTCTGGCGCGGGGAACGCCCGCAGGAAGGCCGGGCCCGCGAATTCACCCAGGCAGACATCGATGTTGTGGGCGACGGGGAGTTGCCGTTTCGCTATGACGTGGAGATTGCCCTGGTCATCGCGGAAGCCTTGAGCGCCCTGCCGATTCCGGACTTCCGCCTGCGGATCAACAACCGCAAGCTTGCCGAGGGCTTCTACCGGGGCATCGGCCTTGACGACACCGCCGGCGTGCTCCGCAGCATCGACAAGCTGGAAAAGGTTGGCGCAACCAAGGTCGCAGAGCTGCTCAGGACTGAACTGGGTGCTTCCGATGAGCAGGCGCAGGCGGCGCTGAAGCTGGCAGGAATCCGCACCGAGGACACCTCGTTTGTGGCCCGGGTCCGGGCGCTCGGCGTGTCGAATGACCTCCTCGAGGAGGGCCTCAATGAACTGGAACAGGTGATCGCGGCCGCCGTGCAGCGCGCGCCTGGCAAGGTCATTGCCGACCTCAGCATCGCCCGCGGCCTGGACTACTACACCGGCACGGTGGTGGAGACGGTCCTGGTGGGCCACGAACAGCTCGGTTCCATCTGCTCCGGTGGCCGCTACGACGCGTTGGCGAGCAAGGGCAACCGCAAGTTCCCAGGCGTCGGCCTCTCCATCGGTGTGACCCGGCTGGTGTCGCGCATCCTGAGCCAGGACCTGGCCAAGGCCTCACGGTCGGTCCCCACCGCCGTGCTGGTGGCGCTCAGCACTGACGACAGCTGGGATGCGGCGCAGGATGTCGCTGCCCAGCTCCGCAGCCGGGGCATTGCCACGGAAGTGGCTGCCAAGGCGGAGAAGTTCGGCAAGCAGATCAAATTCGCGGACCGCCGCGGCATCCCGTTCGTCTGGTTCACCGACGACGACGGCAAGCACCAGGTCAAGGACATCCGGTCCGGCCAGCAGGCCGACGCCGATCCCGCAACCTGGGCGCCGCCGTCGGAAGACCTCAAGGTCCAGGTCAGAACAGCGCTCGAGGCAGCAGCCGGCCAGCCGGCCTGA
- a CDS encoding peptidylprolyl isomerase: MAASSRSAREAKRRIQQMEAKRELRRDQEKRRKRDNLIAAGAGTAAVLLAVVLQLTAFAGNPTEDEYAAGVAGLTNPRDSPAPSAPATNGANIPAADTAAGKVFTGEMALNGNVLGVEIDGTKAPQAAAVFKALTDEGFYNGSACHRLTTGETFGLLQCGGATAAADPGYTWGPLENTPADNAYPAGTIAIARSGDNAYGNGKQFFVVYKDTVIPADSAGGYTVVGKVTSGMEAVNAIAAAGITPGSSASDGAPVQPVTIDSVSLK, encoded by the coding sequence TTGGCGGCCAGTTCACGCAGCGCCCGCGAAGCCAAACGGCGCATCCAGCAGATGGAGGCAAAGCGCGAGCTGCGGCGGGACCAGGAAAAACGGCGCAAGCGCGACAACCTCATCGCCGCCGGCGCCGGCACCGCCGCCGTCCTGCTCGCCGTCGTGCTCCAGCTGACTGCCTTTGCCGGCAACCCCACGGAGGACGAATACGCCGCCGGTGTGGCCGGCCTGACCAACCCAAGGGACTCCCCCGCGCCTTCCGCGCCCGCCACGAACGGCGCCAACATCCCGGCCGCGGACACCGCCGCTGGCAAGGTGTTCACCGGTGAAATGGCACTGAACGGAAACGTGCTCGGCGTCGAAATCGACGGCACCAAGGCACCCCAGGCTGCCGCGGTCTTCAAAGCACTGACGGACGAGGGCTTCTACAACGGCAGCGCGTGCCACCGGCTGACTACGGGTGAAACCTTCGGACTCCTGCAGTGCGGTGGGGCCACCGCTGCCGCCGACCCCGGGTACACCTGGGGACCTCTCGAAAACACTCCGGCAGACAACGCCTACCCTGCAGGCACGATTGCAATAGCCCGGTCCGGCGACAACGCCTACGGCAACGGCAAACAGTTCTTTGTGGTCTACAAAGACACAGTGATTCCCGCCGACTCGGCCGGGGGCTATACGGTGGTGGGCAAGGTGACCTCCGGAATGGAAGCAGTGAACGCCATTGCCGCCGCCGGAATCACCCCCGGCTCCAGCGCATCAGACGGAGCACCTGTGCAACCAGTCACGATAGACTCGGTTTCTCTGAAGTAG
- a CDS encoding DUF349 domain-containing protein: MTDSQKSDETTADLTEVAAPVADQADAVQATAEQATVETEAPADVDQDGVAAPFEGDEAGTPPAEEPAAVDDSAAVQAPAEEAPAPAPAPAARPAPSPAAFAARPKPAAAAPVAAPASVASATSLAEAAKWGRVEGDGHVFLTIDGDEHPVGQYPGVSNDEALAYFARKYDDIVAQVLLLEQRISSKAPSTDMQKTVTHLREQLAERNMVGDIRSTEARLDAVSVQIAELEKAEKAEHDAVRSAELAAREAIVAEAEEISGQDPAQIQWKTSSARMNDLFESWKTAQKGGIRLGRSNEDALWKRFRAARTVFDRHRRAYFSQLDSTNSAAKSAKEKLITEAEALSSSTDWGFAAGEYRRLMDEWKASPRASRKDDDALWARFRAAQDVFFTHRQAANEEIDQEYAANLTVKEALLIEANTILPVKDLAAAKKALQSVRDRWEEAGKVPRADMGRIEAGLRKVEDAVRHAEEENWQRSNPETKARTNSALSQLEAAISGLQDDLARAEKAGDQRKIKGAREALEARQAWLDQIQRSASELS, from the coding sequence GTGACAGACAGTCAGAAATCCGACGAAACAACAGCAGACCTGACCGAGGTAGCAGCCCCCGTGGCTGACCAGGCAGACGCTGTCCAGGCAACCGCCGAGCAGGCCACGGTTGAAACCGAGGCTCCAGCGGACGTGGATCAAGACGGCGTGGCCGCCCCGTTTGAGGGTGACGAGGCCGGTACGCCCCCCGCTGAAGAGCCTGCGGCCGTTGACGACAGCGCGGCTGTTCAGGCTCCCGCTGAGGAAGCCCCGGCACCGGCGCCTGCTCCGGCAGCTCGACCCGCTCCGTCACCGGCAGCCTTCGCCGCCCGGCCCAAGCCGGCAGCAGCCGCACCTGTGGCAGCACCGGCATCCGTCGCCTCCGCGACCTCGCTGGCGGAAGCCGCAAAGTGGGGCCGTGTCGAGGGTGACGGCCACGTATTCCTGACGATCGACGGCGATGAGCACCCGGTGGGCCAGTACCCCGGAGTCAGCAACGACGAAGCCCTTGCCTACTTCGCACGGAAGTATGACGACATTGTTGCGCAGGTCCTGCTCCTGGAGCAGCGCATCAGCTCCAAGGCGCCCAGCACGGATATGCAGAAGACCGTCACACACCTGCGCGAGCAGCTCGCGGAGCGGAACATGGTGGGAGACATTCGTTCCACCGAAGCACGGCTGGATGCTGTTTCCGTGCAGATCGCCGAACTCGAAAAGGCAGAGAAGGCGGAACACGACGCCGTTCGCTCTGCCGAGCTCGCGGCCCGTGAGGCCATCGTGGCGGAAGCCGAAGAGATCTCGGGCCAGGATCCTGCACAGATCCAGTGGAAGACCTCCAGCGCCCGGATGAACGATCTTTTTGAAAGCTGGAAAACAGCCCAGAAGGGCGGCATCCGGCTCGGCCGCAGCAACGAGGACGCCTTGTGGAAGCGGTTCCGTGCCGCCCGTACCGTCTTCGACCGTCACCGCCGCGCCTACTTCTCCCAGCTGGACAGCACCAACTCGGCCGCCAAATCGGCCAAGGAAAAGCTCATCACCGAAGCCGAGGCCTTGTCTTCGTCCACCGACTGGGGCTTCGCCGCGGGCGAATACCGCCGGCTCATGGATGAGTGGAAAGCCTCACCTCGCGCCAGCCGCAAGGACGACGACGCCCTCTGGGCACGTTTCCGTGCCGCCCAGGACGTGTTCTTCACACACAGGCAGGCTGCCAACGAGGAGATCGACCAGGAATACGCCGCCAACCTCACGGTGAAGGAAGCGCTCCTCATCGAAGCGAACACCATCCTGCCGGTCAAGGACCTGGCCGCTGCCAAAAAGGCGCTTCAGTCTGTCCGCGACCGCTGGGAAGAAGCCGGCAAGGTCCCCCGCGCCGACATGGGACGCATCGAAGCCGGCCTCCGCAAAGTGGAGGACGCTGTCCGCCACGCCGAAGAGGAAAACTGGCAGCGTTCCAACCCCGAGACGAAGGCCCGCACCAACAGCGCCCTGTCCCAGCTGGAAGCAGCCATTTCCGGTCTGCAGGACGATCTCGCCAGGGCCGAAAAAGCCGGCGACCAGCGCAAGATCAAGGGGGCCCGCGAGGCCCTCGAGGCGAGGCAGGCCTGGTTGGACCAGATCCAGCGCTCGGCCAGCGAACTCTCCTAG
- a CDS encoding bifunctional (p)ppGpp synthetase/guanosine-3',5'-bis(diphosphate) 3'-pyrophosphohydrolase, whose product MEERSASAPTAGGDNSPGHGIQTGLTASARPAPGVPVDNSGARPTFPGRRERTRSRLARLTGRGTAPYSPILEPLLRTVRANNPKEDFDLIQRAFEVAEQSHRGQKRKSGDPYITHPVAVATILAELGLSGTTLAAALLHDTVEDTPYTLADLKKDFGPEVAMLVDGVTKLDKVSFGEAAQSETVRKMVVAMAKDIRVLMIKLADRLHNARTWRFVSAESSARKARETLEIFAPLAHRLGMNTIKWELEDLSFAALYPKVYEEIVRMVGDRTPEREKSLGVIRDQITDDLRTARIKATITGRPKHYYSIYQKMIVRDKDFDDINDLMGVRVLVDSVRDCYAALGTMHSRWNPLPGRFKDYIAMPKFNMYQSLHTTVIGPGGKPVEIQIRTHEMHRRAEYGVAAHWKYKDQPNRTAVGPGSPRDGDMGWLRSLVDWQQETSDPGEFLDSLRFEINAREVFVFTPKGEVMALPAGSTPVDFAYSVHTEVGHRTIGARVNGKLVPLNSELNHGDWVEIFTSKAEGAGPSQDWQHFVKSARARNKIRQWFSKERREEAIDRGKELLTRAMRKQNLPLQRLMTHEALAAVAAEFKYVDISGLYAGVGDGHTSAQSVMEKLVESLGGNESTDDDITEVSIPTQVAKTKFSDSGVVVRGVGDVWVKLARCCTPVPPDPILGFVTRGSGVSVHRTDCTNISDLRDQPDRIVEVDWAPTQSSVFLVEIQVEALDRKSLLSDVTRILSENHVNILAASVNTSTDRVAISRFAFEMGDPKYLSHVLSAVRRIDGVFDVYRTTGNKRRS is encoded by the coding sequence TTGGAAGAACGTTCGGCGTCGGCGCCAACGGCAGGCGGGGATAACAGCCCGGGCCACGGAATTCAGACCGGGCTGACCGCTTCCGCACGCCCGGCGCCGGGTGTACCTGTAGACAATTCGGGCGCACGCCCTACATTTCCCGGCCGACGCGAGCGGACGCGCTCCCGGCTGGCCCGGCTGACCGGGCGCGGCACGGCACCCTATTCACCCATTCTTGAGCCGCTGCTGCGTACCGTCCGCGCGAACAACCCCAAAGAAGACTTTGATCTTATCCAGCGCGCTTTTGAGGTGGCCGAGCAGAGCCACCGCGGGCAGAAGCGCAAGAGCGGTGACCCGTACATCACCCACCCCGTCGCCGTAGCCACCATCCTCGCTGAGCTGGGCCTTAGCGGAACCACGTTGGCCGCGGCCCTGCTGCACGACACGGTGGAGGACACTCCTTACACGCTGGCTGACCTCAAGAAGGACTTCGGTCCTGAGGTTGCCATGCTGGTGGACGGCGTCACCAAGCTGGACAAAGTCAGCTTTGGTGAGGCCGCGCAGTCCGAGACCGTCCGCAAGATGGTTGTGGCCATGGCCAAGGACATCCGGGTCCTTATGATCAAGCTCGCGGACAGGCTCCACAACGCCCGGACCTGGCGGTTTGTTTCCGCGGAGTCATCGGCACGAAAAGCCCGCGAAACCCTGGAAATATTCGCGCCCCTGGCCCACCGGCTGGGCATGAACACCATCAAGTGGGAGTTGGAGGATCTGTCCTTCGCGGCCCTCTACCCCAAGGTCTATGAAGAAATCGTCCGGATGGTCGGCGACCGCACGCCGGAACGGGAGAAGAGCCTGGGCGTCATCCGGGATCAGATCACCGACGACCTCCGTACCGCCCGGATCAAGGCCACCATTACGGGCAGGCCGAAACACTATTACTCGATTTACCAGAAGATGATCGTTCGGGACAAGGATTTCGACGACATCAACGACCTCATGGGCGTCCGGGTGCTCGTTGATTCGGTCCGGGACTGCTACGCCGCCCTGGGCACCATGCATTCGCGCTGGAACCCGTTGCCGGGGCGTTTCAAAGACTATATCGCCATGCCCAAGTTCAACATGTACCAGTCACTGCACACCACGGTGATCGGCCCCGGCGGCAAGCCCGTGGAGATCCAAATCAGGACCCACGAAATGCACCGCCGGGCCGAGTACGGTGTGGCAGCCCATTGGAAGTACAAGGATCAGCCCAACCGTACCGCAGTGGGGCCGGGCAGCCCCCGCGACGGGGACATGGGCTGGCTGCGGTCCCTGGTTGACTGGCAGCAGGAGACCTCCGATCCGGGGGAGTTCCTGGACTCGCTGCGGTTTGAGATCAACGCCAGGGAAGTCTTTGTCTTTACCCCCAAGGGCGAGGTCATGGCCCTGCCTGCCGGATCGACGCCGGTGGATTTTGCCTACTCGGTCCACACCGAAGTGGGGCACCGCACCATAGGCGCGCGGGTCAACGGCAAGCTCGTTCCCTTGAACAGCGAGCTGAACCACGGCGACTGGGTTGAGATCTTCACCTCGAAGGCCGAAGGCGCCGGACCGAGCCAGGATTGGCAGCACTTCGTCAAGAGTGCCCGTGCCCGGAACAAGATCCGTCAGTGGTTCAGCAAGGAACGGCGCGAAGAAGCAATCGACCGCGGCAAGGAACTGCTGACACGGGCCATGCGGAAGCAAAACCTGCCCCTGCAGCGACTGATGACGCACGAGGCTTTGGCGGCGGTGGCCGCAGAGTTCAAGTACGTTGACATCTCCGGCCTCTACGCCGGCGTAGGCGACGGCCATACGTCAGCGCAGTCGGTCATGGAGAAACTCGTTGAAAGCCTGGGCGGCAACGAGAGCACCGACGACGACATCACTGAAGTCAGCATCCCTACGCAGGTGGCCAAAACCAAGTTCTCCGATTCGGGCGTGGTGGTGCGCGGCGTTGGCGATGTGTGGGTGAAGCTCGCGCGCTGTTGCACGCCCGTTCCGCCGGACCCGATTCTCGGCTTTGTCACCCGCGGTTCCGGTGTTTCGGTGCACCGTACGGACTGCACCAACATTTCGGATCTCCGGGACCAGCCCGACAGGATCGTCGAAGTGGACTGGGCACCCACCCAGTCAAGTGTTTTCCTGGTGGAGATCCAGGTTGAGGCGCTGGACCGGAAGTCCCTGCTCTCGGACGTCACCCGCATCCTGTCCGAGAACCACGTCAACATTCTGGCGGCCAGCGTGAACACCTCCACCGACAGGGTGGCCATCTCCAGGTTCGCCTTCGAGATGGGCGACCCCAAGTACCTCAGCCACGTCCTCAGTGCCGTGCGGCGCATCGATGGCGTGTTCGACGTCTACCGGACCACCGGCAACAAGCGCCGGAGCTAG